Proteins encoded together in one Polaribacter reichenbachii window:
- a CDS encoding VCBS repeat-containing protein yields the protein MKKGIFIFSTILIIACTNTKKEKPLFTIKNAGDTGINFKNSLVENRILNGILYEYFYNGGGVAVADFNGDNLQDVYFVSNLESNKLYLNKGKLKFEDVTDVSKVNGKKGFPTGVTIVDINSDGKQDIYVCKSGNYRNSDDRRNELYVNLGNDKNGNPIFKEDAKKYGLDLPNYSTQATFFDYDKDGDLDMFLINHGARPYESEAISRLMATQSPLQSSRLYQNDKGHYKDVSEESNIINNAISFGLGVAIGDLNNDTWPDVLVGNDFSEKDHLYLNQKDGTFKEVIKEATNHISYFSMGNDISDFNNDGWLDFISVDMMSEHNYDIKTSMSGMNPDRFYGLIDKGLHHQYMYNALQLNNGIPNIENQIPLFSDVAQMNGVSSTDWSWGPLMFDMDNDGWKDIFISNGIKRDFRNNDFIKHKKAKFDAFFSTHGQKTRKNQELARDLTMELINEMPIRNKPNYFFQNKKGKGFVKKNNDWVANYPTSSNGAAYADLDNDGDVDIIVNNTDDFALIYENNSRQLNTNNYIQIKLKGSKKNLNGIGARVILENNNEIQIQENYFSRGFQSAASANLHFGVGGEESIEKITVIWGDGKTKSYKNSKTNQTLILDYNDSKSIDVASKNSKKLFKDITKSSKLIHQHKENYFDDFKRESLLPHKMSQFGPALATSDVNGDGLDDIFIGGAKDSSGKLLIQLNNGTFKEKEISAFKKDKNYEDVGALFFDADSDGDVDLYVVSGGNEYDEGSKFLNDRLYENKGNGNFEITKAISSLGTSGSKVKAADFDKDGDVDLFVGGRQKPGHYPAPTTSFILRNDSELGKIKFTNVTNEIATPLLNIGMVTDAVWVDVDNNSWLDLMIVGEWMSPVLLKNNKGFFENVSEKSGFSKQVGWWFSIESADFDGDGDEDFVAGNLGLNYKYKATEKEPFEVYQKDFDNNGQLDIVLGYYDLGNLYPLRGRQCSSNQMPFIKEKFKDYDSFGEATLIDVYGNTNLKDAIHYKATSFATSYFENNGDGTFTVRPLGNIAQQSSVNAITINDFDNDGNLDMLLAGNLYASEVETPRNDGSIGVFLKGNGKGNFEEISASLSGLYINGDTKNTALISLTGDRKGIVFAKNNNYLQLIKILP from the coding sequence ATGAAAAAAGGGATATTTATTTTTTCAACAATTTTAATAATTGCTTGTACTAATACTAAAAAAGAAAAACCTTTATTTACCATAAAAAATGCTGGTGACACAGGTATTAATTTTAAAAATTCACTTGTAGAAAATAGAATTTTAAATGGAATTTTATATGAGTATTTTTACAACGGAGGTGGTGTTGCAGTTGCAGATTTTAATGGAGATAATTTACAAGACGTATATTTTGTTTCTAACCTAGAATCTAATAAACTGTATTTAAATAAAGGGAAATTAAAATTTGAAGACGTTACAGATGTATCTAAAGTAAACGGAAAAAAAGGCTTTCCTACTGGTGTAACTATTGTAGATATAAATTCTGATGGGAAACAAGATATTTATGTTTGTAAATCTGGTAATTATAGAAATTCAGATGACAGAAGAAATGAGTTGTATGTAAATTTAGGAAATGATAAAAATGGAAATCCTATATTTAAAGAAGATGCAAAAAAATATGGATTAGACTTACCTAACTATTCTACACAAGCAACTTTTTTCGATTACGATAAAGATGGAGATTTAGATATGTTTCTTATAAATCACGGTGCCAGACCTTATGAAAGTGAAGCAATTTCTAGGTTAATGGCTACACAATCACCGTTACAAAGTTCTAGACTTTACCAAAATGATAAAGGGCATTATAAAGATGTTTCAGAAGAAAGTAATATTATAAATAATGCAATTAGCTTCGGATTGGGAGTTGCAATAGGTGATTTAAATAATGATACTTGGCCTGATGTATTGGTTGGAAATGATTTTTCTGAAAAAGATCATTTATATTTAAATCAGAAAGACGGAACTTTTAAAGAGGTTATTAAAGAAGCTACGAATCATATTTCTTATTTTTCTATGGGAAATGATATTTCAGATTTTAATAATGATGGTTGGTTAGATTTTATATCTGTAGATATGATGTCTGAACATAATTACGACATAAAAACTTCTATGAGTGGTATGAACCCAGATCGTTTTTATGGTTTAATAGATAAAGGGTTACATCATCAATATATGTACAATGCTTTACAGTTAAACAATGGAATTCCTAATATAGAAAATCAAATTCCATTATTTTCTGATGTCGCCCAAATGAATGGAGTTTCTAGCACAGACTGGAGCTGGGGACCTTTAATGTTTGATATGGATAATGATGGTTGGAAAGACATATTTATTTCAAACGGAATTAAGAGAGATTTTAGAAATAACGATTTCATAAAACATAAAAAAGCCAAGTTTGATGCTTTTTTTAGTACTCACGGACAGAAAACTAGAAAAAATCAAGAATTAGCAAGAGATTTAACAATGGAATTGATTAATGAAATGCCTATTCGAAATAAACCGAATTACTTTTTTCAAAATAAAAAAGGAAAAGGATTTGTAAAGAAAAATAACGATTGGGTTGCAAATTACCCAACCAGCTCTAATGGTGCTGCATATGCAGATTTAGATAATGATGGAGATGTAGATATTATTGTTAATAATACCGATGATTTTGCACTTATTTATGAAAATAATTCCAGACAATTAAACACTAATAATTACATTCAAATAAAGTTAAAAGGGTCAAAAAAGAATCTAAATGGAATTGGAGCTCGTGTTATTTTAGAAAATAATAATGAAATTCAAATACAAGAAAATTACTTTTCAAGAGGATTTCAATCAGCAGCTAGCGCCAATTTACATTTTGGAGTTGGAGGTGAAGAAAGTATAGAGAAAATCACTGTAATTTGGGGAGATGGTAAAACAAAATCTTATAAAAATAGTAAAACAAACCAAACTCTTATTTTAGATTATAATGATAGTAAATCAATTGATGTTGCATCAAAAAATAGCAAAAAACTATTTAAAGATATTACTAAAAGTAGTAAACTAATACATCAACATAAAGAGAATTATTTTGATGATTTTAAAAGAGAATCTCTTTTACCTCATAAAATGTCTCAATTTGGTCCAGCTTTAGCAACAAGTGATGTTAATGGAGATGGTTTAGATGATATTTTTATTGGTGGAGCAAAAGACAGTAGTGGAAAACTACTTATTCAATTAAATAATGGAACATTTAAAGAAAAAGAAATTTCAGCATTTAAAAAAGATAAAAATTATGAAGATGTAGGTGCCCTATTTTTTGATGCAGATTCAGATGGCGATGTAGATTTATATGTGGTAAGTGGTGGAAACGAATATGATGAAGGTTCTAAATTTTTAAATGATAGATTATATGAAAATAAAGGAAATGGTAATTTTGAAATCACTAAAGCAATTTCTTCTTTAGGTACAAGTGGATCAAAAGTAAAAGCTGCCGATTTTGATAAAGATGGAGATGTAGATCTTTTTGTTGGAGGAAGACAAAAACCAGGTCATTACCCTGCACCAACAACTAGTTTTATATTAAGAAATGATAGTGAACTAGGAAAAATAAAGTTTACAAATGTAACCAATGAGATAGCCACTCCGTTATTAAATATAGGAATGGTAACAGATGCTGTTTGGGTAGATGTAGATAACAACTCGTGGTTAGATTTAATGATTGTTGGTGAATGGATGTCGCCAGTTTTACTAAAAAATAATAAAGGTTTTTTTGAAAATGTATCAGAAAAATCAGGGTTTTCTAAACAAGTTGGTTGGTGGTTTAGTATTGAATCTGCAGATTTTGATGGTGATGGAGATGAAGACTTTGTGGCAGGAAATTTAGGGCTAAATTATAAGTATAAAGCCACAGAAAAAGAACCTTTTGAAGTCTATCAAAAAGATTTTGACAACAATGGACAATTAGATATTGTGTTAGGATATTACGATTTAGGTAATTTATATCCACTTCGTGGACGACAATGCTCATCAAATCAAATGCCATTTATAAAGGAGAAGTTTAAAGATTATGATTCTTTTGGAGAAGCAACCTTAATAGATGTTTATGGGAATACAAATTTAAAAGATGCCATACATTATAAGGCTACAAGCTTTGCAACTAGTTATTTTGAAAACAATGGAGATGGTACTTTTACTGTTAGGCCACTTGGTAATATTGCACAACAATCTTCTGTAAATGCAATTACTATTAATGATTTTGATAACGATGGAAATTTAGATATGCTACTGGCAGGAAATTTGTATGCATCAGAAGTTGAAACTCCAAGAAATGATGGAAGTATAGGTGTCTTCTTAAAAGGAAATGGAAAAGGTAATTTTGAAGAAATTTCTGCTAGTTTAAGCGGATTATACATAAATGGAGATACAAAAAATACAGCTTTAATTTCTCTTACTGGAGATAGAAAAGGAATAGTATTTGCTAAAAACAATAATTATTTACAATTAATTAAGATATTACCTTAA
- a CDS encoding RagB/SusD family nutrient uptake outer membrane protein, with the protein MNKKIKNILYFGYALCISALISCDSDILDQIPKDNLTEETVWTDPQGATQFVNAVYGGMPSGFDRNYGGWAKGLYLLDGASDDGDVAIPWVHANQLQNGEFLPSNVPWGETWGDYYRLIRKTNAALENLDRLEDDVLRKRLMGETHFLRAFIYHELLRLYGLKSSGSEPTGVPIIDRTLAVDDNFQIPRATYDDTIDFIIDDLDMAASMLPAKGEIEEGRATIGAAYALKSRVLLYAERWAEAATAATKVTGYSLFPNYKDIFLTKNNNEIIFAKKFLAPDKIHFGTNNGFDVINSPRSFRGASDAGWGGNVPTQNFIDAYDMADGEPQSTSPLFDAENPYENLDPRFEATVVYNGSTFRGHVMEMYEGGFDTGTQPEFTKTGYNLRKFHEEQFPIYTKSSDQDWIFMRYAEVLLNYAEAKNEASGPDGSVYAAIKEIRQRAGITNPDLPAGLSKDEMREKIRNERRIELAFEEHRFFDIRRWKIAESLLNGPLIGVKMVKENDGTITYTRYEFETRSFPSKLYVLPIPQNEIEKNPAAKQINGW; encoded by the coding sequence ATGAACAAAAAAATTAAAAACATATTATACTTTGGTTATGCTTTATGTATCTCAGCATTAATTAGTTGTGATAGTGATATTTTAGATCAAATACCAAAAGACAACCTCACAGAAGAAACTGTTTGGACAGACCCACAGGGAGCAACCCAATTTGTAAATGCAGTTTACGGAGGTATGCCTTCAGGATTCGATCGCAATTATGGTGGTTGGGCTAAAGGTCTTTATTTATTAGATGGTGCTTCAGATGACGGAGATGTTGCTATACCTTGGGTACATGCAAATCAATTACAAAACGGAGAGTTTTTACCAAGTAATGTTCCTTGGGGAGAAACATGGGGAGATTATTATAGATTAATTCGTAAAACAAATGCTGCTCTAGAAAATTTAGATAGATTAGAAGATGATGTGTTACGTAAACGTCTTATGGGTGAAACACATTTTTTGAGAGCTTTTATTTATCATGAATTATTAAGGTTGTACGGATTAAAATCTAGTGGCAGTGAGCCAACAGGGGTGCCTATTATTGATAGAACCTTGGCAGTAGATGATAATTTTCAAATACCAAGAGCTACTTATGATGATACTATTGATTTTATTATAGACGATTTAGATATGGCAGCTTCTATGCTGCCTGCAAAAGGAGAAATTGAAGAAGGTAGAGCTACAATTGGAGCTGCTTATGCTCTTAAAAGCAGAGTATTATTATATGCAGAACGATGGGCAGAGGCTGCTACAGCAGCTACTAAGGTTACAGGCTATTCTTTATTTCCAAACTATAAAGACATCTTTTTAACTAAAAATAATAATGAGATAATTTTTGCAAAAAAGTTTTTAGCACCAGATAAAATACATTTTGGTACAAATAATGGTTTTGATGTAATTAATTCACCACGTTCTTTTAGAGGAGCTAGTGATGCAGGTTGGGGAGGAAATGTGCCTACCCAAAACTTTATAGATGCTTACGATATGGCAGATGGCGAACCACAATCTACTTCTCCTCTATTTGATGCAGAAAATCCATATGAGAATTTAGATCCTAGATTCGAAGCAACTGTAGTTTATAATGGATCTACATTTCGAGGCCATGTAATGGAAATGTATGAAGGAGGATTTGATACAGGTACACAACCAGAGTTTACAAAAACAGGTTATAATCTTAGAAAATTTCATGAAGAACAATTTCCAATCTATACAAAAAGTAGCGATCAAGATTGGATTTTTATGAGATATGCAGAAGTGTTATTAAATTATGCAGAAGCTAAAAATGAAGCTAGCGGACCAGATGGTTCTGTTTATGCAGCAATTAAAGAAATACGACAAAGAGCAGGTATTACTAACCCTGATTTACCAGCAGGTTTAAGTAAAGACGAAATGCGTGAGAAAATTAGAAATGAAAGACGTATCGAATTAGCTTTCGAAGAACATAGATTTTTTGATATTAGAAGATGGAAAATTGCAGAAAGTTTATTGAATGGACCTTTAATAGGTGTAAAAATGGTAAAAGAAAATGATGGTACAATAACATATACACGTTACGAATTTGAAACACGTAGTTTCCCTTCTAAATTGTATGTTTTGCCAATACCACAAAATGAAATAGAAAAAAATCCAGCAGCTAAGCAAATAAATGGCTGGTAG
- a CDS encoding SusC/RagA family TonB-linked outer membrane protein: MKTFIFLLCTSVFSLNTENSFSQEKVLIKQEQTVTVDQVFKIIKNQTNYRFIYPRNLFLNAPKVHLEKGEILVSKLLEKSLSTKGLNFEFSKQNTIIIKEKPALKLPITVKKNQTITITGTVSDNLGPLPGASILEQGTTNGTETDFNGKFSINVASKEAILVVSYIGFTTQKITVGDKTSISVKLIEGASSLDEIVVIGYGTQKKSNISGSVSQVDQKEIERNPSPNLSNSLVGNTTGIIATQRSGEPGNDGSNIFIRGIGTTGNIDPLYVIDGIVRSASDFAQISPEEIATFSVLKDAASSAVFGVRAGNGIILVTTKRGKSGKMQIGFTSNIGVQERTRIPEFLNSYEYATLYNEALANQGDAPLFSDDDIQKYKDGSSPDTHPDSDWFSVLEKTAIVQKYNITANGGTDKLQYATSLGYLKQEGIIPSNVFKRYNFRSNIDAEVTTTTKLSFDVSGRDEDVNNVASGEVFRWMTGIPPNRAPIQWSNGTYSNGPSFLALPDNGYRKNRIQVFQGRIELEQQLPIEGLSIKGIASYDKRFTDYKSWRFTKTPFYNRISEGVFEEGIQEASNLFQRHIDYQSVTLESHLNYTKSFEKSSLTALVLYTQTKEASNTMEANRIGYTLGIDELDFGGAEERTNRGYSGTSGRQGVVGRLNWTYDDKYILEGSIRADASEQFAPGKRWGYFPSASLGYIMSKESFLENSETIDFLKFRASYGILGNDRLGGNSFLYLQAYNVSGNAVFGDGNVQQAIVEGRLSNPDVTWETVKKLNLGVDATLWSGKLTASIDYFSDKRSDILGNRILSVPSLLGATLPIENLAKVDNSGIEIALGHRNRVNDDLTYSMNANFTYAKNKVVFIDEAESDNPNIRRTGQPIGTQFGLRALGIFQTQEEVDNAPTQIGNPAPGDIRYADISGPDGVPDGEINDFDRTAIGPSNVPEIIFGYNGNVKYKDFEFSFLFQGATNVNQYYSGEGAWPFFVGSGGLKSTLDRWTPTNTDASEPRVLIDADKNHQTSSFWLRDASYLRLKTLELAYNVPIDKLHTKFITGMRIYLNANNVATWSKIKNFDPENASGRGWDYPQFRTWNVGVNFKL, translated from the coding sequence ATGAAAACGTTCATTTTTTTATTATGTACAAGTGTTTTCAGTTTAAATACCGAAAATTCATTTTCTCAGGAAAAAGTTTTAATTAAACAAGAGCAAACTGTAACAGTAGATCAAGTTTTTAAAATTATTAAAAATCAAACAAATTATCGTTTTATTTATCCTAGAAATTTATTTCTAAATGCACCAAAAGTACATTTAGAAAAAGGAGAAATTCTAGTATCTAAATTACTAGAAAAAAGCTTATCTACAAAAGGTTTAAATTTTGAGTTTTCTAAACAAAACACCATAATTATAAAAGAAAAACCAGCATTAAAATTACCAATAACAGTTAAAAAGAATCAAACCATTACAATTACAGGAACAGTGTCTGACAATCTAGGTCCTTTACCAGGAGCAAGTATTTTAGAACAAGGAACCACAAATGGAACTGAGACAGATTTTAATGGAAAATTTTCTATTAATGTAGCAAGTAAAGAAGCAATACTTGTTGTTTCATATATAGGTTTTACTACACAAAAAATAACAGTAGGAGATAAAACTTCAATTTCAGTTAAATTAATTGAAGGTGCTTCATCTTTAGATGAAATTGTTGTTATTGGCTATGGAACACAAAAAAAGAGTAACATATCTGGCTCTGTATCTCAAGTAGATCAAAAAGAAATTGAAAGAAATCCATCACCAAACTTAAGTAACTCATTAGTTGGTAACACTACAGGTATTATTGCTACACAACGTTCTGGTGAGCCAGGAAATGATGGTTCTAACATTTTTATAAGAGGTATAGGTACAACAGGAAACATAGATCCATTATATGTAATAGATGGTATTGTGCGTTCTGCGTCAGATTTTGCTCAAATAAGCCCAGAAGAAATAGCAACTTTTTCTGTACTTAAAGATGCTGCAAGTTCTGCTGTTTTTGGGGTACGTGCAGGAAATGGTATTATTTTGGTAACTACTAAAAGAGGTAAATCTGGCAAAATGCAAATAGGTTTTACTTCTAATATAGGTGTACAAGAAAGAACTAGAATTCCGGAGTTTTTAAATTCTTATGAATATGCGACTCTATATAATGAAGCTTTAGCAAATCAAGGAGACGCACCTTTATTTTCTGATGATGATATTCAAAAATATAAAGACGGTAGTAGTCCAGATACTCACCCAGACTCTGATTGGTTTTCTGTTCTAGAAAAAACAGCCATTGTACAAAAATATAACATTACAGCCAATGGTGGTACAGATAAACTTCAGTATGCAACATCACTAGGTTACTTAAAACAAGAAGGTATTATTCCATCAAATGTATTTAAACGATATAATTTTAGATCAAATATCGATGCAGAAGTTACCACCACCACTAAATTATCGTTTGATGTTTCTGGTAGAGATGAGGATGTAAATAATGTAGCTTCTGGAGAGGTTTTTAGATGGATGACTGGTATTCCACCAAATAGAGCTCCTATACAATGGTCTAATGGTACGTATTCAAATGGTCCATCATTTTTAGCATTACCAGACAATGGATATAGAAAAAATAGAATTCAAGTTTTTCAAGGTAGAATAGAATTAGAACAACAATTACCAATAGAAGGTTTGTCTATTAAAGGAATTGCTTCTTATGATAAAAGGTTTACAGATTATAAATCTTGGAGATTTACAAAAACGCCTTTTTACAATAGAATAAGCGAAGGTGTTTTTGAAGAAGGAATACAAGAAGCTTCAAATTTATTTCAAAGGCACATAGATTATCAATCTGTAACATTAGAATCTCATTTAAACTACACTAAATCTTTTGAAAAAAGTAGTTTAACTGCGTTAGTATTATACACACAAACTAAAGAAGCTTCCAATACAATGGAGGCAAACAGAATCGGTTATACTTTAGGTATTGATGAATTAGACTTTGGTGGTGCAGAAGAAAGAACTAACAGAGGGTATTCTGGTACTAGCGGTAGACAAGGTGTTGTAGGTAGGCTTAATTGGACCTATGATGATAAATATATTTTAGAAGGTAGTATTCGTGCAGATGCATCAGAACAGTTTGCTCCTGGTAAAAGATGGGGATACTTCCCATCGGCTTCATTAGGTTATATTATGTCTAAAGAATCTTTTTTAGAAAATTCAGAAACAATCGATTTTTTAAAATTTAGAGCATCTTATGGTATCTTAGGAAATGATCGTTTAGGAGGTAACTCATTTCTTTACTTACAAGCTTATAACGTTAGTGGTAATGCTGTTTTTGGAGATGGAAACGTACAACAAGCAATCGTAGAAGGACGTTTATCTAACCCTGATGTAACTTGGGAAACTGTAAAAAAATTAAATTTAGGAGTAGATGCAACTCTATGGAGCGGCAAATTAACTGCATCTATAGACTATTTCTCAGATAAAAGAAGTGATATTTTAGGAAATAGAATTCTTTCTGTACCAAGTCTTTTAGGTGCTACTTTACCAATAGAAAATTTAGCAAAAGTTGATAACAGCGGTATTGAAATTGCTTTAGGACATAGAAACCGTGTGAATGATGATTTAACTTATTCAATGAACGCTAATTTTACGTATGCAAAAAATAAAGTTGTTTTTATTGATGAGGCTGAATCAGACAATCCTAACATTAGAAGAACAGGACAACCTATTGGTACTCAATTTGGTTTACGTGCTTTAGGTATTTTTCAAACACAAGAAGAAGTAGATAATGCACCTACCCAAATAGGAAACCCAGCACCTGGAGACATTAGATATGCAGATATAAGTGGTCCTGATGGTGTGCCAGATGGAGAAATAAACGACTTCGACAGAACAGCTATTGGGCCTAGTAATGTGCCTGAAATTATTTTTGGGTATAATGGAAATGTAAAATATAAAGATTTTGAATTTTCATTTTTATTTCAAGGAGCAACTAATGTAAACCAGTATTATAGTGGTGAAGGAGCTTGGCCATTTTTTGTGGGTTCTGGAGGATTAAAATCTACACTAGATCGTTGGACACCAACAAATACAGATGCAAGCGAACCACGTGTATTAATTGATGCAGATAAAAATCATCAAACCTCTTCTTTTTGGTTAAGAGACGCTTCTTACCTACGTCTTAAAACTTTAGAATTAGCATATAATGTACCAATAGATAAGTTACACACTAAATTTATTACTGGTATGAGAATTTATTTAAATGCTAACAATGTGGCTACATGGTCTAAAATAAAAAACTTCGATCCAGAAAATGCTAGTGGAAGAGGTTGGGATTATCCACAGTTTAGAACATGGAATGTTGGTGTAAATTTTAAATTATAA